The Rhizobium etli 8C-3 genome has a segment encoding these proteins:
- a CDS encoding YihY/virulence factor BrkB family protein — protein MLSRPHINLSSIATLLVVAGCVLVALKGTHADTPNGSVETELEAGRGRDASVPEAIPVKGLRDVFWRVVHEVVDDRVTLIAAGVTFYLLLGLFPSLSALVALYGLIADPATMADHLRELSGLLPPGAFDLIADRIKSLAESRNSTLGITFFIGLAIALWSTHSGTLAIFDAMNVAYEEKEKRGLIKLNLVGLCFTFGAMLSAALMIGLVAVMPVVLSYLWLDLFKEHLALLLRWPLLLLIAAAATTAAYRFGPSREPAKLRWMTWGAFLVTLSWFAMSVVFSFYLNHFANYNATYGTLGALMGFLVWIWLSIVILIVGGELNAELEHQTAKDTTTGAPLPMGSRGAYVADTLGETADGLR, from the coding sequence ATGCTCAGTCGTCCGCACATCAACCTGTCGAGCATCGCCACCCTCCTTGTCGTTGCGGGCTGCGTACTCGTCGCACTGAAGGGTACGCACGCAGACACGCCAAATGGATCAGTGGAGACCGAGCTCGAGGCTGGCCGAGGAAGGGACGCAAGCGTCCCCGAGGCGATACCTGTGAAGGGCTTACGCGACGTCTTCTGGCGGGTGGTTCACGAAGTCGTCGATGATCGTGTGACACTCATCGCAGCCGGAGTGACGTTCTACCTCTTATTGGGTTTGTTCCCCTCGCTGTCGGCACTCGTCGCGCTATACGGGCTGATTGCGGATCCGGCCACCATGGCTGACCATCTCCGCGAGCTGTCCGGACTGCTTCCGCCGGGCGCTTTCGATCTCATCGCCGATCGCATCAAGAGCCTCGCCGAAAGCCGCAACTCGACGCTTGGCATCACTTTCTTCATTGGCCTTGCCATCGCCCTTTGGAGCACCCACAGCGGGACTTTGGCGATCTTCGATGCGATGAACGTGGCTTATGAAGAAAAGGAAAAGCGGGGACTGATCAAGCTTAACCTCGTCGGGCTGTGCTTCACTTTCGGCGCGATGCTTTCTGCTGCCCTAATGATAGGGCTGGTCGCTGTCATGCCTGTAGTGCTTTCCTATCTTTGGCTCGACCTATTCAAGGAGCACCTGGCCCTGCTTCTGAGATGGCCGTTGTTGCTTTTGATAGCGGCGGCAGCGACCACCGCCGCCTATCGCTTCGGTCCGAGCCGCGAGCCCGCCAAGCTCCGATGGATGACATGGGGTGCCTTTCTCGTTACCCTTTCATGGTTTGCAATGTCGGTTGTATTTTCGTTCTACCTCAACCACTTCGCCAACTACAACGCGACCTACGGCACCCTGGGTGCGCTGATGGGTTTTCTGGTCTGGATCTGGCTGTCGATCGTCATCCTGATCGTGGGAGGCGAGCTGAATGCGGAGCTTGAACACCAGACGGCGAAGGACACTACCACGGGGGCGCCATTGCCAATGGGATCACGCGGAGCCTATGTGGCGGACACTCTCGGCGAGACCGCAGACGGGCTGCGCTGA